One genomic region from Daphnia magna isolate NIES linkage group LG10, ASM2063170v1.1, whole genome shotgun sequence encodes:
- the LOC116932341 gene encoding eukaryotic translation initiation factor 6 translates to MAVRVQFENNNEVGVFAKLTNNYCLVAIGGSENFYSVFESELSDTIPVIHTSVAGCRIIGRLTVANRHGILVPNSTTDQELQHIRNSLPDSVKIQRVEERLSALGNVIACNDYVALVHPDLDKETEEVLADTLNVEVFRHTIAGSVLTGSYCAFSNQGGIVHPKTTVADQDELSSLLQVPLVAGTVNRGSDVIGAGLVVNDWSAFCGFDTTATEISVIENVFRLNEANQPSVITTDMRESLIETLT, encoded by the exons ATGGCGGTTCGTgttcaatttgaaaataacAATGAAGTCGGTGTTTTTGCAAAGCTGACAAATAATTATTGCTTGGTAGCTATCGGTGGATCGGAAAATTTTTACAG TGTATTTGAATCAGAATTGTCTGATACAATCCCAGTTATCCATACATCAGTTGCCGGGTGCAGAATAATTGGACGATTGACAGTTG CCAACAGACATGGTATACTAGTGCCAAACAGCACAACAGACCAGGAATTGCAACACATTCGAAATTCTTTACCAGATTCTGTCAAGATCCAGCGTGTTGAAGAACGCCTCTCAGCTTTAGGAAAT GTTATTGCATGCAATGACTATGTTGCATTAGTTCATCCTGATTTGGACAAAGAAACTGAAGAAGTGCTTGCAGACACATTGAATGTTGAAGTTTTCCGTCATACAATTGCAGGCTCTGTCCTTACAGGTTCGTATTGCGCCTTCTCTAACCAGGGAGGTATTGTCCATCCAAAAACTACTGTTGCAGACCAAGATGAGCTCAGTTCTCTTCTGCAGGTGCCTCTAGTG GCAGGAACAGTTAACAGAGGTAGCGATGTAATCGGTGCAGGCTTAGTAGTGAATGATTGGTCAGCTTTTTGCGGATTCGACACGACAGCCACCGAGATTTCTGTCATCGAAAACGTGTTCCGTTTGAATGAAGCCAATCAACCGAGCGTCATTACTACAGATATGAGGGAATCACTAATCGAGAC GCTGACGTAG